One part of the Actinomyces howellii genome encodes these proteins:
- a CDS encoding Cgl0159 family (beta/alpha)8-fold protein: MGRTPLTDRIVEIRACAPEQIARTLAERPRGRIPGGGAKLLVIACDHPARGALAAGDNPMAMASREETLARCVEALSRPGVHGFLGTADLIEDLALLGALDGKLVYGSMNRGGLAGSSFEMDDRFTGYDASGIVGSRLDGGKMLLRVNDTDPGSVATLAACAQAVDELARAGVMAMVEPFISRWEGGRIVNDLSPEAVMRSMAIASGLGSTSAYTWLKLPAVDQMERVMEASTLPSLILGGAVGPDAAAARASWARALSLPTVKGLVIGRSLLFPPDDDVAAAVDGAVGLLR, from the coding sequence ATGGGACGGACACCGCTGACCGACAGGATCGTCGAGATCCGTGCCTGCGCGCCGGAGCAGATCGCCCGGACGCTGGCTGAGCGCCCCCGCGGCCGGATCCCAGGGGGCGGCGCCAAGCTCCTCGTCATCGCCTGCGACCACCCCGCCCGCGGGGCGCTGGCGGCTGGCGACAACCCCATGGCGATGGCCTCGCGCGAGGAGACGCTCGCCCGCTGCGTCGAGGCCCTCTCGCGGCCGGGGGTTCACGGGTTCCTGGGCACCGCCGACCTCATCGAGGACCTCGCCCTCCTGGGGGCGCTGGACGGCAAGCTCGTCTACGGCTCGATGAACCGGGGCGGCCTGGCCGGCTCCTCCTTCGAGATGGACGACCGCTTCACCGGCTACGACGCCTCCGGGATCGTGGGCTCCCGGCTCGACGGCGGCAAGATGCTCCTGCGCGTCAACGACACCGATCCCGGAAGCGTGGCGACGCTGGCGGCCTGTGCCCAGGCGGTCGACGAGCTCGCCCGAGCGGGGGTCATGGCCATGGTCGAGCCCTTCATCTCCCGCTGGGAGGGCGGCAGGATCGTCAACGACCTGAGCCCCGAGGCGGTGATGCGGTCGATGGCCATCGCCTCGGGCCTGGGGTCGACGAGCGCCTACACCTGGCTCAAGCTCCCCGCGGTCGACCAGATGGAGCGCGTCATGGAGGCATCCACCCTGCCGTCCCTCATCCTGGGCGGCGCCGTGGGCCCCGACGCCGCGGCGGCACGCGCCTCCTGGGCCAGGGCGCTGTCCCTGCCGACCGTCAAGGGCCTGGTCATCGGCCGGTCCCTGCTCTTCCCGCCGGACGACGACGTCGCCGCGGCGGTCGACGGCGCCGTCGGGCTGCTCCGGTGA
- the iolC gene encoding 5-dehydro-2-deoxygluconokinase yields MTAPTSTPPLDVLTIGRCGVDIYPLQVGVGLEDVESFGKFLGGSPTNVAVAAARYRHRSAVVTGVGDDPFGRFVCSEMRRLGVYDDYVVTKPAFNTPVTFCEIFPPDDFPLYFYREPSAPDLELTGEDLPLEAVRQARIFWVSATGLSKEPSRSTHHAALDARARAEHTIIDLDFRANFWPDEAVAHEEVAAVLPKVTVAIGNREECRVAVGQTDPERAADALLEAGVELAVVKQGLEGTLAKTREERVEMPVTPVTTKNGLGAGDAFGGALCHGLLSGWSLARTVFAASTAGAIVSSRLECSTAMPTEPELLSLMRVHRERCAPALEEL; encoded by the coding sequence ATGACCGCACCGACCAGCACCCCGCCGCTCGACGTCCTGACCATCGGGCGCTGCGGCGTCGACATCTACCCCCTCCAGGTCGGGGTGGGGCTGGAGGACGTGGAGTCCTTCGGCAAGTTCCTGGGCGGCAGCCCGACGAACGTCGCCGTCGCCGCGGCCCGCTACCGCCACCGCTCAGCGGTCGTCACCGGCGTGGGTGACGACCCCTTCGGCCGCTTCGTGTGCTCCGAGATGCGTCGGCTGGGCGTCTACGACGACTACGTCGTGACCAAGCCCGCCTTCAACACCCCGGTCACCTTCTGCGAGATCTTCCCGCCCGACGACTTCCCGCTCTACTTCTACCGCGAGCCCTCGGCCCCCGACCTGGAGCTGACGGGCGAGGACCTGCCCCTCGAGGCGGTCCGGCAGGCCCGCATCTTCTGGGTCTCGGCCACGGGCCTGAGCAAGGAGCCCTCGCGCTCGACCCACCATGCCGCCCTGGACGCCAGGGCCAGGGCCGAGCACACGATCATCGACCTCGACTTCCGCGCCAACTTCTGGCCCGACGAGGCCGTGGCGCACGAGGAGGTCGCGGCCGTCCTGCCCAAGGTGACCGTCGCGATCGGCAATCGTGAGGAGTGCCGGGTCGCGGTGGGGCAGACCGATCCCGAGCGCGCCGCCGACGCCCTCCTCGAGGCCGGCGTCGAGCTCGCGGTGGTCAAGCAGGGGCTTGAGGGGACCCTGGCCAAGACCCGTGAGGAGCGGGTCGAGATGCCGGTGACCCCGGTGACGACGAAGAACGGCCTGGGTGCCGGCGACGCCTTCGGGGGCGCCCTGTGCCACGGCCTGCTGTCGGGATGGTCGCTGGCCAGGACCGTCTTCGCGGCCTCGACGGCCGGTGCCATCGTCTCCTCGCGCCTGGAGTGCTCGACGGCGATGCCCACCGAGCCCGAGCTGCTCTCGCTCATGAGGGTCCACCGTGAGCGCTGCGCCCCCGCCCTGGAGGAGCTGTGA
- the iolB gene encoding 5-deoxy-glucuronate isomerase, protein MSTTPPTDVHVRAGSSGHGPLTVDLTPADAGWTYCGLRVAELEAGQDLVLESGESELLVLPLVGGAVVEVDGVRHELAGRTGVFEETTDYLYVPRHRSLTLTSPEGGRIALPSALAVRDLPVRYFGREQVRTDLRGAGDCSRQVNNYALDNGVETSHLICCEVLTPGGNWSSYPAHKHDAKGVDERELEEIYYFEIAPGPGGEPGFGLHRTYASSPQRPIDLCAEVRHGDVALVPHGYHGPCVAAPGYDMYYLNVMAGPDEDLVWLAPDDPAHHWIRGTWEGQEIDPRLPMTR, encoded by the coding sequence ATGAGCACCACCCCGCCCACCGACGTCCACGTCCGCGCAGGGTCCAGCGGCCACGGCCCGCTGACCGTCGACCTGACACCCGCTGACGCGGGCTGGACCTACTGCGGCCTGCGCGTCGCCGAGCTCGAGGCAGGCCAGGACCTCGTCCTGGAGTCGGGCGAGTCCGAGCTCCTCGTCCTGCCGCTGGTCGGCGGCGCCGTCGTCGAGGTCGACGGCGTGCGCCACGAGCTGGCCGGACGGACCGGGGTCTTCGAGGAGACCACCGACTACCTCTACGTGCCCCGGCACCGCTCGTTGACGCTCACCTCGCCGGAGGGCGGGCGCATCGCGCTGCCCTCGGCACTGGCGGTGCGTGACCTGCCGGTGCGCTACTTCGGCCGCGAGCAGGTGCGCACCGACCTGCGCGGAGCGGGGGACTGCTCGCGCCAGGTCAACAACTACGCCCTCGACAACGGGGTCGAGACCTCCCACCTCATCTGCTGCGAGGTCCTGACCCCCGGGGGCAACTGGTCCTCCTACCCGGCGCACAAGCACGACGCCAAGGGCGTCGACGAGCGCGAGCTCGAGGAGATCTACTACTTCGAGATCGCCCCGGGCCCCGGCGGCGAGCCCGGCTTCGGCCTGCACCGCACCTACGCCTCGAGCCCGCAGCGCCCCATCGACCTGTGCGCCGAGGTCCGCCACGGCGACGTCGCCCTCGTCCCGCACGGGTACCACGGCCCCTGCGTGGCCGCCCCCGGCTACGACATGTACTACCTCAACGTCATGGCGGGCCCCGACGAGGACCTCGTGTGGCTGGCCCCCGACGACCCGGCCCACCACTGGATCCGGGGCACCTGGGAGGGCCAGGAGATCGACCCCCGCCTGCCCATGACCCGCTGA
- a CDS encoding GntR family transcriptional regulator has translation MPDDPFRLEVTIDRSSPTPLHAQISDPLAALIVDGTLQPGTRLEDEVSMARRLSVSRPTARQALQHLADRGLVTRRRGAGTVVTSPHVRRSMELSSLLSDLRAAGHEVSTRILDYDRHRATAEEAEHLGVDPGTEVVLVRRLRLADGEPIALMTNLLPGDIAPDKEELSAAGLYDLLRERGIVPTTATQVVGARNATAKEAELLADKRRAALLTVARTAYDREGRAVEYGTHLYRASRYTFVTTLFTS, from the coding sequence ATGCCAGACGACCCGTTCAGGCTCGAGGTCACCATCGACCGCTCCAGCCCCACCCCCCTGCACGCCCAGATCTCCGACCCCCTGGCCGCACTCATCGTCGACGGGACGCTCCAGCCCGGCACCCGCCTGGAGGACGAGGTCTCGATGGCCAGACGCCTGTCCGTCTCACGCCCCACCGCGCGCCAGGCCCTCCAGCACCTGGCCGACCGGGGTCTGGTCACGCGCCGCAGAGGCGCCGGGACGGTCGTCACCTCCCCGCACGTGCGCAGGTCGATGGAGCTGTCGAGCCTCCTGTCGGACCTGCGGGCCGCGGGCCACGAGGTCTCCACCCGGATCCTGGACTACGACCGGCACCGGGCCACCGCCGAGGAGGCCGAGCACCTCGGCGTCGACCCGGGCACCGAGGTCGTCCTCGTGCGCCGGCTGCGCCTGGCCGACGGCGAGCCGATCGCCCTCATGACCAACCTCCTGCCCGGGGACATCGCCCCCGACAAAGAGGAGCTGAGCGCGGCCGGGCTCTACGACCTCCTGCGCGAGCGCGGCATCGTGCCGACCACCGCGACCCAGGTCGTCGGGGCGCGCAACGCCACCGCCAAGGAGGCCGAGCTGCTCGCCGACAAGCGGCGAGCCGCCCTCCTGACGGTGGCTCGCACCGCCTACGACCGCGAGGGCAGGGCGGTGGAGTACGGCACCCACCTCTACCGCGCCTCGCGCTACACCTTCGTGACCACGCTGTTCACGTCCTGA